The following is a genomic window from Nitrospira sp..
CCGCGCCCGCGCATCCGACCACCAGCCACTCGTGGCTGAGCGCCCATCGGAGCACCACCAGATAGTGCCGCTTAACCCAGGCCACGATCCACGTATCCCGCTCCTGGATATTCCCGTTGATCAGCAACGTGCAGAGCGCCGGCGCCAGGGTAAAGGCCATCAAGAGCGCGCCGGTCAGCGCCAAGCCATAGGTCATGGACATCGGCGCGAAAATCTTGCCCGGCACACCGGTCATAGTGAAGAGCGGCAAGAAAGCGACCACGATGATCGTCGTCGCAAAGAAGATGGGTCGGCCGACCTCACGCGCCGCCCGCATCACATGCATCGGCACCGTCAGTCCCTGCGAAGGCTTATGCGAGATGTGATAGAAAATGCTTTCCACCATAATAAGCGTCGAATCGACGATGATGCCGAAATCAATCGCGCCGAGCGAAATCAGATTCGCCGACTCCCCGCGCAGCACCATGACTCCGAAGGTAAAGAGCAGGGCGACCGGCACCGTCAACGCCACGATCACGGCGGTGCGCAAGTGCCCGATGAACACATAGAGAATCACAGAGACCAGCAGCACGCCGGCGATGAGAATATCGATGACCGTCTCAATGGTGGTGTGGATCAGGACGGTGCGATCGTAAAAGGTCTTCAGCTGCACGCCGCTGGGCAGCCGGCGCTCGTTCAGCTCCTGCATTTTTTTGTGGACCCGGTCGAGGACCGGCAGCGCCTTTTCTCCGCGTTGCAACAGCACAACGCCTTCCACCACATCGTTCCGTTCATCGATACCGACTTTGCCCAGCCGAACGCGATAGCCTTCGCTGGTCTGGCCAAGGTTGCGCACAAAGATCGGCGTGCCGTCCTTTTCGGTCACGACGGTGTCGGCGATGTCGTCGAGATCCCGCATCAGCCCCATGCCGCGCACGTTGAAGCTTTGCGCTCCCATCGTGAGGTAGTTGCCGCCCACGTCGGCATTATTTTGTTTGAGTCCTTGGATGACCTGATCCAGCGACACGTTAAATCCCAGCAGGGCGCCAGGATCTAAATCGACGTGATACTCCTTGGTCGTCCCGCCGTACGTGCTGACATCGATCACCCCCGGCACACGCTTGAATTCTCGCCGGATCTGCCAATCCTGAATCGTCTTCAGATCGGTCAGACTCTTGCCTGGCCCAATGACTTCATAGCGAAAGATTTCGGCGACGGCCGACCAGGGCGAGATCGCCGGCTGCACGTTCTGCGGCAGCGTGATCGTTTGCAGCCGGTTGAGCACTTCCTGGCGGTCGCGGAAATATTCCGTCCCGAAGTCGAAGTACACTTTCACGTCGCTCAATCCGAAGATGGAGAGCGAGCGGATGTCGGCCAACCCAGGCATGCCCTGGAGTGCGATCTCAATCGGCAGGGTGATCGCCCGTTCCATTTGTTCGGCCGACCATCCGCTGTATTGGGTAATCACTTCGATCATGGGCGGAGAGGGATCGGGATAGGCCACGACGTCCAGCACATGGAACGCGTAGAGCCCCCCGAACAGCAGGACGAGCCCGGCGACGCAGACAAACATCCGCTGTGTCAGCGCGAAGCCGATCACTTTATCGATCATGGATTCTGCTCCTTCTCCACCATGCTGTATCGGTGCCGGCGACAGCAGACTTAACGCGAGCGTCCGCCCGTCACAGGCCGATTAAGAAACGACGTGACTCTGAATCGTGGAAACCAACGAGGAGTTCAGATCCGAAACTGCGACACCTGGAGGTAGAGAGGAGAAACCGTCCGCTGTTCATGCGGCACAGATGAAACAGCCCAGCCTTGGGAAGGAGGACTCGCCGCCCGATCGCCGCGAGCCTCCGCCTCATGACGCAGTAGCGGCGACAAATCGTCGTCAAGCTCTTCGCTTTCAGACTCGACCCCGACACCTGCGACCGTGAGCGGTTGAAGCAATTCGTCGTGCAAGTCGCACAAATCGATGGCCGCGAACCCGCAGATGAGAATCCAGACGGCAATGATGAGATAGAGGCGATGGGAGCAGGCGAAGGAGGAAAGCATGGAGCGAACCACGAGTTCTCTATCTTGAATTCGAACTAACCTCTGCTGCCTGTGGAGCCGACGACCCGGATTGAACGGAGCAACCTGTCATCGGTTCGGCTCTGAAACCTGCCTCACCGATTCCTACAAAGGGGGCCAAGCCCCCTTGTACGATCCCCACGAAGGGGGCACACCCCCTTCGCATCCCCCACAGTCCGCCCGTTCAATACTCTGAATCCTGTGAATGGAGCCGACGACCCGGATTGAACGGGCGACCTGCTGTTTACGAAACAGCTGCTCTACCAACTGAGCTACGTCGGCGATCCAGACATGCGGCGAACGGTTCGGACATCCTGCATGCTGTCCCTCGAACCGGATGCAATGATAGCGGCGCACCTGGCGGCCTGTCAACGAGGAGCGTCGCTCCATCGACATTTATTGGCCTGGCCCGACTCCCGCCGTCGATGCGGCAGAAACCTCGCCTGGCCCGGACGCCTCTTTCTTCCCCGACGCCACCGGCTTGGGATTGTTCCCTTTCGCAAGGGGATGGATCCGAACCAGCGCCCCTTGGCCAGGGGCCGGCAGACAGACCGGCTGCTGGCTGCTCCCGATCTGCTCACTCGTCATGCGGGCAACTTCTCCTCGGGCAAACGCGCAGAGCTCTCCCGCCGTCACGATCCCATCGCGATCGAGATCGGCCGGTCCTTGCAGACCTCGAAGAAGCTGATAGGTGAAGAGCCCGTGGCGGCCTGCTTCAAAGGCCTGAGCTTCTTGCAGCCCGTTATTTCCGATCATCCACATCATCGTGGCGTTCGCGCCCGTGGCGCCGGTCTCCCACATCGGAGCCGCTCCGGCCGCCGGATCGGCTCCAGCCATATGTTCCAATGAAACATCGAACATGAGAATAGTCCGTTGAATTGGCAGCCGCGCCAGCGATTCTTGCAATCGGCGGAGAGAATACACGCGGCCCATAGACGCGGTCGTGCCATCGTACGGCACCAGCGAAACCGCGCCGGTCACGCCATCGACCAGCGCCCGCCCGGCAACGTACACGTACACGACAGTATTGGCATCGACACGCTTCGGCAGCCATTCTTCGAACGTCTCGGCAAAATCCTGCTTGAGCCCATGTCCGTCGGTCAGCACGCGCACACGGTCGGCGGGCAGCCCCGCGAGAGATTGCAGGGAGGCGCCCATGATCTCGGCATCCCGCGCCGCAAATTTCACCACCGGCACCAGCGGATCCCGATACCGGCCCACGCCGATCGCCACGACGACCGCTTTCGGTTGCTTGAGCGCCGCCGTTGCTTTCGGAAGCTGATCGACGTCGGCTACCGGCTGAGGCTCATCCGCCGCACTAGGCTTGACGAGGACGGTGAATTTCTTAACCGGCGGGACCTGCGCCAAGGGCGACGAGGCTCGCAGGCCGAACAACAATTCTCCGCGCAACGATTCTTTCGCGCCGGTCATCGGCTTGGTCACGGTGACGCGCTTGATTTCTCCAGGCGGCACATCTCCGATCACGATCGTCGGAGGAAGTTGCGCTGTCAATGCTCCCGTCCCCCCGACGATAACCTCCACGCCTCGCGCTTCAGTCAGGCCTTCGTTCTTCACTTCAAGCTCGACCGTGAGGAGCTCATCGGACTGGATCATGTGATCGCGGTTTTCATCGCGCAGGATCGCCCGGAAGGTCAACTCCGGGGAAGATCCGCTAGGTTGAGGATCCGCCGAAGCGGACACCGGCGGCGCTTGGGGCGCCGTATCAACCGGCCTTTCAGACATTCTTGCCGGAGCCTCAGCCACACTTGTCGGCAGCGGGGATGACGCAACCGCCACCCCTTCTATATTCGGTCTATTTCGTCGCGTGGCTTCGGCATAGTCGCGAATCTTGCTCGACTCGCTGGCTTGCAGGGCAAGACCCTGCGCAACAACATCCGCAGCGGCCTTCACCACCGCATCAAGGCCGGTGACATCGCACGACGACTCCTGCACCTCCACGGCACCGGTCTCGACGCTCTTGATCTTCTTCGTCCACAGCTTGCTTCCATCCTCCGTCGTATACGCCGCTTCCAGCCCGATTCTGACGGTCACGGGATAGACCTTGGCCTTGGCCGTACGAGGTGAAATTTCCAGCTCAATCTGTTTTAGATTGGATGCCACGTCTATCACGCCATCCGACGTGACAGCGGGATCCACAGTAATTCGTTGAAATACCTGCCCCAGTTTCTGTTTGAGCGCGGCCGCGATCGGCTCACCGAGAGGCACGACAGCCTGGTCCCCGCAGGCATTATTGTACGAAAGCGTCATGGCAGCTGAATTGGAAAGACGCAACAGAGGCGCGAGGGGAATCGGCCTGTCTTTCTTTGCTGCATCGCCCCGTGCAGTCCAGGCACAGCCTGTCCAGGTGACCAGTAGTAGGCCCGCAAAGAGAAGCCTGGCTGGACCGCAGAAGGCAGAAGGCTGAAGTCGTCGTGGCATCATCGTTTTATACAGATACACAGAGGCGATCACAACTCAGGCGGTAAATTGACAGCTATTTCGTCCTGGGCTAAGGTCCCGCTCATGTCCGAGCGTCCGCCAGAAGTTTCTCCAGGCCCCGCGCCCGTTCCATGGAAAGCCGGGCTGCGACTCATCCGATTTTACAATCAAACCGGCACCGCACTTCTCTTGCTGCCAATCTGCTGGACGCTCGCCCTGACTGAGCGTGGCTACCCATCGCTGCGCCTGCTCGCAATTTTTGCTGCCGGCTCATTTCTAATGCGCAGCGCCGGTGTGGTGCTGAACGATCTCGCCGATCAATCGTTCGACCGCCGGGTCGCCAGAACAAAAACCCGTCCGTTGGCCTCAGGGGAGCTGACGAGACGACAGGCCGTCGTTATCCTCGCAATACTTCTCGTTCCAGCGGCCGGCCTTTTGTGGCTGCTCAATCCATTGACACAGTGGCTCTCACCGATCGCACTGGCCTTGGCTGCACTCTATCCATTTTCCAAACGCGTGCTGCACGTTCCCCAGGCGATGCTCGGGCTGGCATTCGGTTGGGGAACGATTATGGCCTGGACCGCCGCCAGAGGAACGCTCGACCAAACCGCCTGGACCATCTTTGCCGCCACGATCGTCTGGGCCATTGCCTACGACACGATTTATGCCGTTCAAGATATGGAGGACGACCGGCGGATCGGCGTGAAATCCTCCGCGCTGCTTTTTGGCTCATCCATCTGGCTTGCGGTCGGTTTGACACTGGGCGTGATGCTGATGCTGCTAATTGCAGCGGGCCTCCAGACTGGAATCGGCTGGCCCTACTTTCTGATGCTGGGCGCTGTGAGTGTATTTTTTGCGGCGCAGGCCAGAACCCTGCGCGGGGCGATAACCCCGTCGCAGGCATTCCGAATGTTTCAGGATCACGTGTGGGTCGGACTGGCGATCTTCGCTGGCACGATCGCCGGATTTCTCGTCTGACCGTTCGATCAGTTCGCCGGCTTGTCCGCCGCCGGCTCATCCGCCTTCGGTGCGCGCAAGGTGGTCAAATACATGCTGACGGCCTTGGCATCGACATCGCTCAGCCCCAACGCCGGCATCCTGGTCTCCGGCTTCATCGACTGCGGGTTCTTAAGCCATCGGTAGACCCAGGTCGCATTCAAACGGAACCCGGCGCGGTCCAATGCTGGGCCGACCTTGCCGCCCTCTCCGGCCAAACTGTGGCAGCCGTTGCAACCATACTTATTTTGATAGAGCCGCTTGCCCAACTCTATCTGCTGCGCGGCTTGCTCGGGCGTCATCGTCATGTCGGGTCGGGCGATGTTGAGTCCTTTGCCTGGCCGCGTGCCGAAATTGTTCAGCAGGACCTGTGCGGCATCGAACGCCTTCTTCGCGGCAACCATCGCGGCCTGCTCTTTGGCATAGGACTCTTCATCGACTTCGACGTCTTTCTTGAGCGCTTCGCTCTTTTTCTCGGCTTCCTCGCTGGCTTTCTTCTCGGCCGCTTCGTAGACTTGCTTGGACTGATCGAAACTGTCCTGCGCGGTTTTAAGCGAGTCGGCCAGTTCTTTCTTGCGCTCTTCGACTTTATACTCCAGCTTCATGCCATGCAGGGTGCGCACATAGCCGACAATCGCCCAGACTTCATCTTCCGACAGCGTGTACTTGAACGTGGGCATCGTCGGAACGGCAAAGTCGTCGTCGCCGATCTTATCTCCGCCAGGGCTGGTGTCCTTCATGTCGCGGGAGATCGTATTGAAAATATCCTCGTCCTTGAAGGTGCTCATCTCGGACTTATTCGAAAGATCCTTGGGCTTCGGATCCGGCATGGAGGACCAGTTGAATCCCTCATTCTGCCGGCCGCTCTCTCCATGACAGTGCATGCAGTAGTGGGCGTACAGCTCCTGGCCTTTTTTCTGCTGCTCGTTCGCGCAACCGCCCGCGGTCATGGCCCAGATTCCAATCAGGCCGGCGACCGCGCCTATGACTTGTAGCCTTGCCGCCTTCATGCTGCCTGTCCTTTCTTCAATTTTCTGATCAGGACAAACTGGAATCCCAATGCCAGCGCCGTCGCAAAGGCCGCATAGTAATACCCGGAGTAATCGGGCGGCGCTTCCGCGCGGAAGTACCACCAGGAAGACACAGCCTTCTGCGAGCCCTTCTCGACCAGATCGCCCGACCCATCTTTCCGCCCATCCCAGACTGCGAAGGCGATGTTGATGAATCCGCCCGGAATAAGTTGCGTATCTTCGTCGGCATGCTCGGTCGCCAAGGGTCTGGTGAAGACCACTTTCCAGGTGCCGTTCGAGAACGCCCCGGTGGCCTTGACGTCTTGGTGCGTCTGGATTTTCAGAGTGCCGAATCCCTGGGCGTTCATATCGACGCCCTTTTTATCCTTGTTTTTCCAATACCAAATATTGACGGGACCGCCCTCGACCTGCATCATCGGCTGGCCGTGCGCGAAGTGGGCCTTTTTATCGCCGACCATGAACTCGATAGCGGCGGCGTCATCCGGGTCTTCCGTCGGATCGGCGTATTCCAGCAAAACGGCGACTTGCGTGCCATCGTGCAGCGCGCGCACGGAGAGATCCTTGACGGTGGTTTCCAAGATGCGATTCGGCCAGTGCACCTGCGGGGACATCGGGAATTTCGCCGGTTTGGCCGTACTCCAGATAGCCGCAGAAGGATCGTCAACGGGAAGCGTTCCCTTGACCAGCGGAGCGCTCACGGACACGCTCGCGCCTTCCTGCGCCAAACAGGGAGCCGCTCCGGACAGAATGAGAGCTGTCACTGCGACCGCTCCGACTCCGCTCACCCATTGTCTGACCTGATTCGCCGGTTTCATACGGGCCTCGTATTCGATTCACAGAAGGACAACGACCAACGGTCGCGTCGCATTATTCCCACGTTCTCGGTGATTGATGGGCGCCATCGTACTCGCCCATGATGATCTTCCAGATCCACTCGTCCGGCAGCTCCACTTCCCATCGCGGCATGGCGGACTTCCACGGCATGCCTTCGATCGGAAGCCCGACGCCGCCTTTCTTGATCCTCCAAAACAGATAGCTCTCCTGAAGCATGGCAATGGTCGTCGGATCTGAAAAATTCGCCGGCGGAGGATTGAACCCGCGCGCGGCTGGACCTTTTCCGTCGAAATTTCCACCATGGCAGGGCGAACAGAACGCGGCGTAGAAGCCCTTTCCCTGCATGATGTTTTCCGGTGTCTTGGAAACTGGATTAGACAAGCCCGTATACTCCCCAGGAGGCGCCGGGTGAATAGTTCGATTCTCGGCCGGCGGCGCGTCGCTCACAGCGGTGCTGCCAAACGTCTGCCACCCAACGAGCAACGGAAACAGAATGAGAAGCGCGTAGCGAGCCGTCGACAGCACGCCCAAATTCTCACCCGTCATGAACCGTTGAATCGGCCCCCAAAAAGCATCCTTGGATTCGCTGCTCATCGTATAGAAAATCACGATGCCGGCCGTGACCAGCATGAGATAAAGAAAAATCAAGCTGGCCGGCAGCGGGGCCGATCCTGGAATATTGGGCACCACGAACTTCAGAAACAAATACATGGCAACCAGTAGAATTGCCGGTTTTGTTAACATTCCCATCGAAGCCTCCTCACTGTGCCTGTGCCACGGCGACGGGTGCCGCTTCCGCAGTCTTGACCGGCGCAGCCGGCGCCTTCCCAGGCATTTCGAGTTCAGACGGATTGACCGAAATCGGTTCTCCGCTCATCTGCTGCAAAAACGCGATGATCGACAGAATTTCGTTCTTGGACAACCCGATTGGATCCTTATTGATGTACGGCATGCGCGCGGGATATTCCTTCGGAATGCCTTCGTGACGATAATCGAGATAGATATACGCCTGTGGCTGCGTCAGGCTTTCAAAGATGAATTCACGGCTCAGCTTGGCGCCGATGCCCTTGAGGTCAGGACAACGAGCCGATTCGCTCGGGCCGATGGAATGACATAAGGCGCACTGGCCCTTGCTGAAGAAAACCTTCTGGCCGATCGACGCCATGTCAGCCGGGGTCTTGATGCTGGCGATGTCAATGCTCTCTTCGGCCGGCGGCAACGACGCCATTTGCGGAACGGCCAGCGCAACCAGGGAAAAGAGGCCAAGGACGATGAACACAAACCCGATCACCCGCAAAAATTGCGAGCGGATAAAGAGCAGGATGAGAATCCCCGATCCGACGACCGACAGGCCGATTAACTGTAATTTGACGACTTCACTCATAGGACTCCTCTGAGCAAGACGATCCGGTTAGATCTGCTTGTCCAATGTTTGAGATCCTCCTGCCATGGCCGGCAACGCTCCATGGCTGTCGGCGCCTTTTTCCTTGCTCCCATGCGCATTCTTGCCTTTATCGCCCATGGTGGCCACCCAGAAGATGAACGCCACGATCATACAGAAGAAGAATGTGTTGGCCGCCATGAGGACCGCCGCGTAGCCTAACGCGGGAGAGAAGGCGTATTGCGACGAATCGCGCATGACGCCATAGACATGCCAATGCACACGCGATGAGGACCTGGCATACCCCATCAAGGTCATCAGCAGAATGACCATCACTGCGTTCAAGACGAGCGCGTAACCAGCTCGCGGCGGCATGCGGCCCCAGACCATTTCCGTGGTGGTCTTGGCGCTCTTGAGAATCGCCGACGTCAATAGCGTGAAGGTCACCAACACGAAGAGCACGATGCCGACCTGCGAGGTCGAGAAGTAGTTGATGCGGATGATCGCCGGCACAAAGTACCCGTAGACGCCGAGCGCGATCACGGCAAGGCCGGCAATGACGAGCAGCGCGTTCATGATGGCTTTCGCGACGCGCGCCCATCCGACCGTAGCCTGCTTCCCGGCTTGCCAATACATCAGAAAGCTCATGAAGGTGACGAGCACCATCAGATTCGACACCGTCATCTTCGCCGACATGACGCCGAAGACACCCAGCAGCGGATGGTGCGTGCCGCCCATCTTTTGAGCTTCTTCGAGGCTGGCAACCAGGGAGTGCGGCGTCATCCACACGCCAAGACACAGCAGGAGAATCACCAACATCGTCAGGATCGGCCGCTTATACTGCGCCTCCGATCCTGGGATGCGATGGGTAATGCCCATCCAGAAATAGTAGTTCGAACCAAGAAAGAGCACGCCGATGAGCATGGCCTGCAGAATAAACAGCCAGGACAGGAATCCGCCCATCAGGGTGATGCCCATCTGCTGGTTGTACTGATAGATCTCGCGCATCAGCCAGTACCCGGCAAAAGGCAGCGGCAGCAGACCGAACACACCGATGAAGTTCCCGACGTAGCCCATCCAGTCGTAGTGCTCCCGCTCTTCGGGAGTCCTGGCGGAAAGGTAGCGAATGCCGGCGTAGGCACCGCAAATATACCCGCCTAGCACCACGTTGGCGATCAGACGATGAATATTGACCGGCCACCAAGTCGGGTTCCAGGTCGCCGCCCAGGCTCGGGCGAGATCGGATCCTTCTGCAATGACCACCGGACTGGCCTGGAAGGTGGCCCAGGAGTTCGGGATAATCATGATGAAAAACGCGAAGAAGTTGAGCATGAATCCGAGGAACAGATGGAACACTTTCGACCCGCCCTCGGACATCGCGTCCCACCCGTACCAGTACATATAGAGGGTTGCGGTTTCGAGCAGGAAGAGCGCGCAATACACCATGAACGATGGGAAGAAAATATCGCTCAAGTACGCCATCAGTTTTGGATAGGCGCCGATGAGGATGAACAACAAAATACCGCCGAACAGAGCGGTCGTCGAATAGGCGGAACTCAAGAGCTTCGTGAATTCCTTCGCCAGCTTGTCGTACCGCTTTTCACCGGTCTTCCAAGCGACGACTTCGCAAAGCCAGGCGAAAATCGGCACGCCCAGCACAAAGCCGGCGAGCAAGAGATGCAACTGCGCAATCACCCACACCAGGTTTCGACTTCCGACCACCGGGACGTCCCGATAGGCGACCGCCGAGGTATAGCCGGTATCCGCCGCCATTCCGAGCACCGGAGCGGCAAGCGCTCCCAATGCCGCAACGAAGGCCGCCACCGCAGCGGGCGATTCGGCTATCAGCCGAATAAGCCGTTGAATCATTCCAGGCCGTTCCATCATGGATATCACCTCTCCGTCGCCCAGTCTTAGGGTGTTGCTGGAGCCTTCGCCGGTGCCTTGACATCGGCAGGCTTCGCCTTGCCGGCCTTCCCCTTGTCTTTTTCTTTTTCCGCTTCTTCTTCAGCCTTCTGCTTTTCTATCGCCTCTACCTGCGCGGTGAGCTGAGCCACCTGCTTTTCAGCTTTATTCAGTGTATCCACAGGCTTGTAGAGCGGAGCGGCTTTGGCTTCAGGCGGCTTGCAGCATTCATGCGGATGCGGCGTGCTGACCGGAAGACCGGACCAAAACAACATAGAAAGGACCGCTCCTACGAGCGTGGTGGCCGTCAACATCAATCCTTGGTCGGCCGGCACGCGCATCAAATCCCATCGCGTCACCAGCGCTTGATACGTCCCAGAGGCAGGCGCGGCGCCTTGAGTTGCACGTCGAATCACACGTCCAACCAGGGACACGCCCAGCAGCATCATCGCAATCAGCACGCCACTGGAAATGCTTCCCCATATCGTCAGTTCGATCCCGATCTTTTCCGCAACCGGAACGTGTTTGAGCATCTCCATCTCGAACAGACTATGCGAGAAGTCGATGGACGTTTGCGTGGCGAAGCTCACCACCATCCACAAAATCGGCATGAAAATAGCGCCCGCGATCGCGGTTTTCATCCAGACCGACAATCCCAAGCCATCCGGCGGTTCGAGCCGAAGCTTTTCGAGAAACAATGTTCTCGTTACAACCCCGGTCGCCCAAATATCGATGGGAATGCAGATCAAAAACAACAGCGCGATCCCGGCCCCTTCACCGAGATGCGGCTCCGCGACCATGGCGAGAATCGGCATGGCAAACACGGTCACCGGACTAGCAAGATACATGAGAAACGCCAGGCCGATACGGGTCTCAAAATGAATAAGGCCTAGCGCCAGGAACAGAAGGCAAATGCCAACCTTGATTGGGAACCCGGTCCAACAAATGGACCAAAGTGCGTTCAATCCAAGCTTGACGGGGGACGGCATTTCTCGCTCGGTCATAGTTTCACCTGGAACGCGGTTCACGTCGCCTCGCTCAACTAGTCCAAAAATTCCCGGTTGATAATGGCAGCCACGGTAAACAGCAGGATCATCGCCATCACGACGATCCAACCGATCAATGCGATGGGACGTTTGAAAATATTGCGCTCAGGATCTTTATCGATAAACGGGAGCGCCGCCATGAGGGCCATGAATGCGCCAGGCAAAGCAATCGCGCCGAGAAACTGTCCGAACTCCCCGCCGAACATCTTGAGCCGCAGCAATTGAAACAGGAAGAGGAAGTACCACTCCGGTTCAGGGTGATAATCGCCTGGATCGGGCGTGGCTTCTTCAAGCAAGACTACAGGCTCCCAGAAGGCCAGCGCGCAGATCGTGAAAAACACGGCGATCATCCCGACGATATCCTTCCAGATCTGACGCGGGAAAAAGTAATCGGTCTTCGCCTTGATCTCTTCAGGTGTGCCGCGGAACGGACCGGCTGGACCGGCAGCTCTGAACAGGAAAATGTGCAAGCCCGCCAAACCCATCAATGCGGCCGGCAGAACCATGACGTGGATCACAAAGAATCGGCTCAGAGTCATCTGTCCTGGAATGGCCCCTCCCTTGAGGAACCGCGCCATGAAGTCTCCGACCAGAGGCGTCTTGTCCATGATCTCGACACCAACCGTGGTTGCCCAATAGGCTCGCTGATCCCACGGGAGCAAATAGCCGGTAAACCCGAATCCCATGACGATCCCGAATAGGGCCAGGCCGACCAGCCAAATCAATTCACGTGGACTTTTGTAGGCGCCCCAGAGAAAGACCTGCGACATGTGCGCGAACACGCACACGACCATCGCGGTAGAACCCCAGAAGTGATAGCTGAGAAGGAACCACCCGTAGTCGACTTCATGAATGATGTATTGCGTGCTGGCAAACGCATGATCGGCGGTCGGCACGTAATAGAACATCAACAAAATACCGGTGACGGCCTGCATAATGAAGATGAATAGCAAGATGGAGCCGAAGACATACGCCCAACGCGAGCCTCCTGGAACCGGCTCATTGAGCATCTTCGCTTGAAGCGTCTTAAGGCCGACTCGCTCATCGACAAAGGCAAGGACCTTTTCGAGTGCGGTAAGCTCAGTGGAAGAAGACGGTGTCTGTTGCATAATGATCAGATGATCCGGATTTGAGTTTTAGTACCGGCCTTGAATTCCATATCGATAATTTCAACCTCGCCCGTCGCAGACACCTTAATGGGAAGCGCATCGAGCGCGCGAGGCGCCGGCCCATCAAGCACTTTCCCCGCCGCGTCGTAGATGCTCAAATGACAGGGACAGAGAAACACTTGCCCCAGGACTTTATGCTGGCGCCATTTGTAGCCGCAGCCAAGGTGCGGGCATTTCCCAGAAAAGGCCACGTACGGAAAATCCTTTTTGTTCGTCCAGACGGTCTTGCCTGCGGCGTCCTTAAACTCCATGTCCTTGCCTTGATAGACCTTCTCCATGACAGTCGGCGTGACTTTCAGCACCCAGACATTTTTCTCGATTTCCGATTCCGGCATGTACGCTTCTTTGACTTTGCGCTTGTACTTAAACTGGAAGCCAATATCGTCCTGCTTGATCTTGCTGACATTGCCGATCTTGAGCCAGCCGTTGTCGAACGGAGAGTACATGGGCTTCATGAGATAGCGCAAAACTGGATACGCGATCGGGAGGCCGATCAGGAATCCGATCACATGCGTAAAATTCATGAAGAATGTACGGCGCTTGACACTCTTCTCGAGCTCGGGGAATGGAACCAGCACTTCACCGGGCGTGACGTGAATGCGATCTTCCAGATGCGCAATCTCGACTTCGTGCGTCGTCACATAGTCGTCACGCTTGAATGGCGGCAATTCGAGAATGTCGCCGGCCGCCGCGCGCAACTCGACAAGATCATCGGCAACAGACTGGACGAACGTCATGGCGACCTGGCGCTCTCCGCTGCCATTCATCGACACGACGATATGGCTGATTTCATGCGAGAGAGGATCGACAATGACCTTCGAGACTTCCCCGATTTCGCGATCCGTCGCGCGGACTCTTGATTTAAGTTTCGGCTGCATCATTACTTCATCTTGATGGGTTTCGGTGTATTGACTGACGCATTCTTAAACGTCGCGAGCCAGGCGGCCAAGGCCTGCACATCCTTGAGCTCCATCAGATCTTTATATTTATCCGGCATCTTGCCCTTGTCGTACT
Proteins encoded in this region:
- a CDS encoding 4-hydroxybenzoate octaprenyltransferase (MaGe:77309140) yields the protein MSERPPEVSPGPAPVPWKAGLRLIRFYNQTGTALLLLPICWTLALTERGYPSLRLLAIFAAGSFLMRSAGVVLNDLADQSFDRRVARTKTRPLASGELTRRQAVVILAILLVPAAGLLWLLNPLTQWLSPIALALAALYPFSKRVLHVPQAMLGLAFGWGTIMAWTAARGTLDQTAWTIFAATIVWAIAYDTIYAVQDMEDDRRIGVKSSALLFGSSIWLAVGLTLGVMLMLLIAAGLQTGIGWPYFLMLGAVSVFFAAQARTLRGAITPSQAFRMFQDHVWVGLAIFAGTIAGFLV
- a CDS encoding hypothetical protein (Evidence 4 : Unknown function but conserved in other organisms; MaGe:77309141); this encodes MKAARLQVIGAVAGLIGIWAMTAGGCANEQQKKGQELYAHYCMHCHGESGRQNEGFNWSSMPDPKPKDLSNKSEMSTFKDEDIFNTISRDMKDTSPGGDKIGDDDFAVPTMPTFKYTLSEDEVWAIVGYVRTLHGMKLEYKVEERKKELADSLKTAQDSFDQSKQVYEAAEKKASEEAEKKSEALKKDVEVDEESYAKEQAAMVAAKKAFDAAQVLLNNFGTRPGKGLNIARPDMTMTPEQAAQQIELGKRLYQNKYGCNGCHSLAGEGGKVGPALDRAGFRLNATWVYRWLKNPQSMKPETRMPALGLSDVDAKAVSMYLTTLRAPKADEPAADKPAN
- a CDS encoding Putative Nitrate oxidoreductase, gamma subunit (Evidence 3 : Putative function from multiple computational evidences; MaGe:77309142), whose product is MKPANQVRQWVSGVGAVAVTALILSGAAPCLAQEGASVSVSAPLVKGTLPVDDPSAAIWSTAKPAKFPMSPQVHWPNRILETTVKDLSVRALHDGTQVAVLLEYADPTEDPDDAAAIEFMVGDKKAHFAHGQPMMQVEGGPVNIWYWKNKDKKGVDMNAQGFGTLKIQTHQDVKATGAFSNGTWKVVFTRPLATEHADEDTQLIPGGFINIAFAVWDGRKDGSGDLVEKGSQKAVSSWWYFRAEAPPDYSGYYYAAFATALALGFQFVLIRKLKKGQAA
- a CDS encoding Putative Cytochrome c (Evidence 3 : Putative function from multiple computational evidences; MaGe:77309143) yields the protein MGMLTKPAILLVAMYLFLKFVVPNIPGSAPLPASLIFLYLMLVTAGIVIFYTMSSESKDAFWGPIQRFMTGENLGVLSTARYALLILFPLLVGWQTFGSTAVSDAPPAENRTIHPAPPGEYTGLSNPVSKTPENIMQGKGFYAAFCSPCHGGNFDGKGPAARGFNPPPANFSDPTTIAMLQESYLFWRIKKGGVGLPIEGMPWKSAMPRWEVELPDEWIWKIIMGEYDGAHQSPRTWE
- a CDS encoding Cytochrome c domain-containing protein (MaGe:77309144); its protein translation is MSEVVKLQLIGLSVVGSGILILLFIRSQFLRVIGFVFIVLGLFSLVALAVPQMASLPPAEESIDIASIKTPADMASIGQKVFFSKGQCALCHSIGPSESARCPDLKGIGAKLSREFIFESLTQPQAYIYLDYRHEGIPKEYPARMPYINKDPIGLSKNEILSIIAFLQQMSGEPISVNPSELEMPGKAPAAPVKTAEAAPVAVAQAQ